In Hoeflea ulvae, one genomic interval encodes:
- a CDS encoding ABC transporter ATP-binding protein, with protein sequence MGILEVSNVNKRFGGLQALGNVNLDIAKGTVHAIIGPNGAGKSTLLNVLVGKLIPDTGTVLFDGQSVLGRKPYEINQMGISRVFQTPEIFSDLSVYENMLIPCFAKRDGAFRLHALESIAAEKELIEKAEHMLSEVNMADKRHMIASSLSRGDKRRLEMAMCLVQEPKLLLLDEPTAGMARADTNNTIDLLNQIHESRDITMVIIEHDMHVVFSLAKRITVLAQGSPLVEDTPENIKGHPKVKEAYLGEAAA encoded by the coding sequence ATGGGAATTCTTGAAGTCTCTAACGTCAACAAGCGGTTCGGTGGACTGCAGGCGCTGGGCAATGTCAATCTCGACATCGCCAAGGGCACCGTCCACGCCATCATCGGGCCGAACGGCGCCGGCAAGTCGACGCTGCTCAACGTGCTGGTCGGCAAGCTGATCCCCGACACAGGGACAGTGTTGTTCGACGGCCAGTCGGTGCTTGGACGCAAACCCTACGAGATCAACCAGATGGGGATTTCGCGGGTGTTCCAGACACCGGAAATCTTCAGCGATCTGAGCGTGTATGAAAACATGCTGATCCCGTGTTTTGCCAAGCGCGACGGGGCGTTCCGCCTGCATGCGCTGGAATCGATCGCCGCCGAAAAGGAACTGATCGAGAAGGCCGAACACATGCTTTCCGAGGTCAACATGGCGGACAAGCGGCACATGATCGCCAGCTCCCTGTCGCGCGGCGACAAGCGGCGGCTGGAGATGGCGATGTGCCTGGTGCAGGAGCCGAAGCTGCTGCTGCTTGACGAACCGACGGCGGGCATGGCGCGCGCCGACACCAACAACACCATCGACCTGCTCAACCAGATCCATGAAAGCCGGGACATCACCATGGTGATCATCGAGCATGACATGCATGTGGTGTTCTCGTTGGCCAAGCGGATCACCGTGTTGGCGCAGGGCTCGCCACTCGTCGAGGATACCCCTGAAAACATCAAGGGCCATCCGAAAGTCAAAGAAGCTTATCTGGGAGAGGCCGCAGCATGA
- a CDS encoding glutathione S-transferase produces MTGLHTPSPALPADVADPSSPILYSFRRCPYAMRARLAVASAGVEVSLREVVLRDKPAAFLEASPSGTVPCLVTSDAVIDESLDVMLWALQIHDPDGWLDMPEAGYDWIARGDGSFKQALDRTKYAQRYPELDPVEQRAKASAFLSDLDSQIDRWMFGRPTLADFAILPFVRQFAFIDKDWFDVQPWPRLQDWLEAFLASERFGQIMEKYPQWVEGDAPVRFP; encoded by the coding sequence TTGACCGGCCTTCACACACCCTCTCCGGCTTTGCCGGCCGACGTGGCAGATCCGTCCAGCCCGATACTCTATTCGTTCCGGCGCTGTCCCTATGCCATGCGGGCACGTCTGGCGGTGGCGTCTGCCGGCGTCGAGGTGAGCCTGCGTGAAGTCGTGCTGCGCGACAAGCCGGCGGCCTTTCTCGAGGCCTCGCCAAGCGGCACGGTGCCATGTCTGGTCACGTCTGATGCGGTGATTGATGAAAGCCTGGATGTGATGCTCTGGGCGCTGCAAATCCATGATCCGGATGGCTGGCTGGACATGCCTGAGGCGGGATATGACTGGATCGCCCGTGGCGACGGCTCGTTCAAGCAGGCGTTGGACCGGACCAAATATGCGCAACGCTACCCCGAGCTCGATCCCGTCGAACAGCGCGCAAAGGCATCCGCCTTCCTGTCCGATCTCGACAGCCAGATTGATCGCTGGATGTTCGGCCGCCCGACCCTTGCCGATTTCGCCATCCTGCCATTTGTCCGCCAGTTCGCCTTCATCGACAAGGACTGGTTCGACGTCCAGCCCTGGCCGCGCCTGCAGGACTGGCTGGAGGCGTTCCTAGCCTCCGAACGATTCGGGCAGATCATGGAAAAATACCCGCAATGGGTCGAGGGCGATGCGCCCGTCCGGTTCCCGTAA
- a CDS encoding PHA/PHB synthase family protein — MRKTTHSTALKKPAGPVPMPVSHPQRFPVAGTQADEHPYAGIDRAIRGAVAQATGGVSPFALVETWTDWALHLARAPGRQLELAEHARDNVLKLMDFTARSVPGSPPKPPFEPKFYDHRFTDPDWQNMPFSLWQQSFLATQDWWDHATEEVRGLRKQDCDRTRFLVRQLLDTVSPSNFPGLNPEILRETAKTGGRNLAEGAVHAADDMLHTLSQAHRPPPEGYQLGKDLACTTGEVVYRNDIFELLQYAPQTGKVRAEPVLIVPAWIMKYYILDLSPHNSLINYLVGQGFTVFAISWCNPTADQRNLSLEDYRKRGVMAALDAISAIVPGEKIHANGYCLGGTMLAIAAATMARDGDDRLASITLMAAQVDFTEAGELLLFLDESQVAFLEDMMWAQGYLDRPQMARAFASIRAEDLIYTRAVQRYFLGKDDLPSDITVWNADTTRMPARMHSEYLRSLFLENRLSAGRFAVEGRVIALKDIAAPMFVIGTETDHIAPWKSVYKTRLFTDADLTFVLTKSGHNGGILSEPGHPRRHYRVGHRPAGALYVDPDSWFGDTEPTLGSWWPEWTGWLAAKSTRMTSPPDIGAPDNGYPPLGPAPGTYIHQS; from the coding sequence ATGCGCAAAACCACCCATTCGACAGCACTGAAGAAACCCGCCGGACCGGTACCGATGCCGGTCTCCCACCCGCAGCGGTTTCCGGTGGCGGGCACACAGGCCGACGAGCATCCCTATGCCGGCATCGACCGGGCGATCCGCGGTGCTGTGGCGCAGGCCACCGGCGGAGTCTCGCCCTTTGCGCTGGTCGAGACCTGGACCGACTGGGCATTGCATCTTGCCCGCGCACCGGGACGGCAACTGGAACTGGCCGAACACGCCAGAGACAATGTGCTCAAACTGATGGATTTCACCGCCAGATCCGTCCCCGGTTCACCGCCAAAGCCTCCCTTTGAACCAAAATTCTATGATCACCGCTTCACCGATCCGGACTGGCAAAACATGCCCTTCAGCCTCTGGCAACAGAGCTTTCTGGCGACGCAGGACTGGTGGGACCATGCGACGGAAGAGGTGCGCGGTCTGCGCAAGCAGGATTGCGACCGGACCCGGTTTCTGGTGCGGCAGTTGCTCGACACCGTCTCGCCCTCGAATTTTCCCGGACTGAATCCCGAAATCCTCAGGGAGACGGCAAAGACCGGCGGACGCAACCTCGCCGAGGGGGCGGTGCATGCCGCCGACGACATGCTGCACACGCTGAGCCAGGCCCACCGGCCGCCGCCGGAAGGCTATCAACTGGGCAAGGATCTTGCCTGCACAACGGGCGAAGTGGTCTACCGCAACGACATTTTCGAGCTGCTGCAATATGCACCACAGACCGGCAAGGTGCGGGCCGAACCGGTGCTGATCGTGCCCGCATGGATCATGAAATATTACATTCTTGATCTCTCGCCGCACAATTCGCTGATCAATTACCTGGTCGGACAGGGATTTACCGTCTTTGCGATCTCCTGGTGCAATCCGACCGCCGACCAGCGCAACCTGTCGCTGGAAGACTACCGCAAGCGCGGGGTCATGGCGGCGCTCGACGCGATCAGCGCCATCGTGCCGGGCGAGAAAATCCACGCCAACGGCTATTGTCTCGGCGGCACCATGCTGGCGATTGCGGCTGCAACCATGGCCCGTGACGGCGATGACCGGCTCGCCAGCATCACCCTGATGGCGGCGCAAGTGGATTTCACCGAGGCCGGCGAGCTGCTGCTGTTCCTCGACGAGAGCCAGGTGGCGTTTCTGGAGGACATGATGTGGGCGCAAGGCTATCTCGACCGCCCGCAAATGGCCCGCGCATTTGCCTCGATCCGGGCCGAAGACCTGATCTACACCCGTGCGGTGCAGCGCTATTTCCTCGGCAAGGATGACCTGCCGAGCGATATCACCGTGTGGAACGCCGACACCACGCGGATGCCGGCGCGGATGCATTCGGAATACCTCAGAAGCCTGTTTCTGGAGAACCGGCTTTCCGCCGGTCGCTTTGCCGTCGAGGGGCGCGTCATTGCGCTCAAGGACATCGCCGCGCCGATGTTCGTGATCGGCACCGAAACCGACCACATCGCGCCGTGGAAATCGGTCTACAAGACCCGGCTTTTCACCGATGCGGACCTGACCTTCGTGCTGACCAAATCCGGGCACAATGGCGGCATCCTGTCCGAGCCTGGGCATCCGCGCCGTCACTACCGTGTCGGGCACCGGCCGGCAGGCGCGCTCTATGTCGATCCCGACAGCTGGTTTGGGGACACCGAACCGACGCTCGGTTCGTGGTGGCCGGAATGGACCGGTTGGCTCGCCGCCAAAAGCACCAGGATGACGTCACCACCCGATATCGGCGCGCCGGACAACGGCTATCCGCCGCTCGGTCCTGCGCCGGGAACCTATATCCACCAAAGCTAG
- a CDS encoding ABC transporter ATP-binding protein, protein MSQTEPLKGNQPYERPDFSKNANQAATAPAFLSVHDIHAYYGESYIVQGVSFNVHEGEILALLGRNGAGKTSTLRAIAQIGSPAMTSGEVWLDHQPLHRMSSHEASRAGLSLVPEDRRIIAGLTVEENIELAQIAPPIGWSIQRIYELFPRLGERRKQEGITLSGGEQQMLAIGRALARDIKVLLLDEPYEGLAPVIVDEIEKTLNIIKQQGITTILVEQNAVRALKLADRAVILESGEVVFDGTAEEVLNNEQLRHDYLAI, encoded by the coding sequence ATGAGCCAGACCGAACCCCTCAAGGGCAATCAACCCTACGAACGCCCGGATTTTTCCAAGAACGCCAATCAGGCGGCAACCGCGCCGGCGTTCCTGTCCGTGCACGACATTCACGCCTATTACGGCGAGAGCTACATCGTCCAGGGCGTCAGCTTCAATGTGCATGAAGGCGAGATTCTGGCGCTGCTGGGCCGCAACGGCGCCGGCAAGACCTCGACGCTGCGCGCCATCGCCCAGATCGGCTCACCGGCGATGACCAGCGGCGAAGTCTGGCTCGACCACCAGCCTCTGCACAGGATGAGCTCGCATGAAGCCTCGCGCGCCGGCCTGTCGCTGGTGCCCGAAGACCGGCGCATCATCGCCGGGCTGACGGTGGAGGAAAACATCGAACTGGCGCAGATCGCGCCGCCGATCGGCTGGTCGATCCAGCGGATCTACGAATTGTTTCCGCGACTGGGCGAACGCCGCAAGCAGGAAGGCATCACGCTTTCGGGTGGCGAGCAGCAGATGCTGGCGATCGGACGGGCTCTCGCCCGCGACATCAAGGTGCTGCTTCTCGACGAGCCCTATGAAGGACTTGCACCGGTGATCGTCGACGAGATCGAGAAGACGCTCAACATCATCAAGCAGCAGGGCATCACCACGATCCTGGTCGAGCAGAATGCGGTGCGGGCCCTGAAGCTTGCCGACCGTGCGGTGATCCTCGAATCCGGCGAGGTCGTTTTCGACGGCACGGCGGAAGAAGTGCTCAACAACGAGCAATTGCGCCACGACTATCTGGCTATATAG
- a CDS encoding branched-chain amino acid ABC transporter permease, protein MDAIILQVLNGLDKGSAYALIALGLTLIFGTLGVVNFAHGALFMLGSFCAVTLQRILSLSYTVEDPTQKDFLGNPLQVDMPYIVSWFGESTGNAIIEWSVPLAILFAIPVMLLVGYIMERGLIKHFYKRPHADQILVTFGLAIVLQEIIKYFYGANPIPTPAPDMFKGSLDFGVLVGFAENSIIYPYWRLIYFLFSAVIISAVFAFLRFTTFGMVVRAGMADRETVGLLGINIDKRFTIMFGIAAAVAGLAGVMYAPINSPNYHMGMDFLVLSFVVVVVGGMGSLPGAVLAGFLLGILESFASMNEVKSLIPGIDQIIIYLVAIIILLTRPRGLMGRRGVMEE, encoded by the coding sequence ATGGACGCAATCATTCTTCAAGTTCTGAACGGTCTGGACAAAGGCAGCGCCTATGCCCTGATCGCACTCGGACTGACACTCATTTTCGGCACGCTCGGCGTGGTCAACTTCGCGCATGGCGCCTTGTTCATGCTCGGGTCGTTCTGTGCCGTCACGCTGCAGCGAATTCTCTCTCTGTCCTACACGGTCGAAGATCCGACCCAGAAGGACTTCCTCGGGAACCCTCTGCAAGTGGATATGCCCTATATCGTCAGCTGGTTCGGCGAGTCGACAGGCAACGCCATCATCGAATGGTCGGTGCCGCTGGCGATCCTGTTTGCCATCCCTGTGATGCTGCTGGTCGGCTACATCATGGAACGCGGGCTGATCAAGCATTTCTACAAGCGTCCGCATGCCGATCAGATCCTGGTCACCTTCGGCCTCGCCATCGTGCTTCAGGAAATCATCAAATATTTCTACGGCGCCAATCCGATTCCCACCCCGGCGCCGGACATGTTCAAGGGCTCGCTGGATTTCGGCGTGCTGGTCGGCTTTGCCGAGAACTCGATCATCTACCCCTATTGGCGGCTGATCTACTTCCTGTTTTCGGCCGTGATCATCAGCGCCGTCTTCGCCTTCCTGCGCTTCACCACCTTCGGAATGGTGGTCCGCGCCGGCATGGCTGACCGCGAGACCGTCGGGCTGCTCGGCATCAATATCGACAAGCGCTTCACCATCATGTTCGGCATAGCCGCCGCGGTGGCAGGCCTGGCCGGCGTGATGTATGCGCCGATCAATTCGCCCAATTACCACATGGGCATGGACTTCCTTGTGCTGTCCTTCGTGGTGGTCGTTGTTGGCGGCATGGGCTCGTTGCCCGGCGCCGTCCTTGCCGGTTTCCTGCTTGGCATTCTCGAGAGCTTCGCCTCGATGAATGAAGTCAAGTCGCTGATCCCGGGGATCGACCAAATCATCATTTATCTAGTTGCAATCATCATCCTTTTGACCCGCCCACGCGGTCTTATGGGTCGTAGAGGCGTGATGGAGGAATAA
- a CDS encoding substrate-binding protein: MSKFQINRRGLIKSGAAIGAGLAMPTIFTSSAFAYTNEPKGGTVTLGFNVPQTGPYADEGLDELRAQELAVQHLNGEGDGGMLNTFSSKALKGNGILGKKVVFVTGDTQTKSDAARASAKSMIEKDGAIMINGGSSSGVAVAVQGLCQEAGVIFMAGLTHSNDTTGKDKKANGFRHFFNAYMSGAALAPVLKEAYGADRRAYHLTADYTWGWTQQESIQQATEGVGWETVNNVLTPLASTDFSSYIAPVLNSGADVLVLNHYGGNMVNSLTNAVQFGLRDKMVNGKQFEIVVPLYSELMAAGAGENVRGVFGSMNWNWQLQDEGSKAFVKSFGEKYGRPPSNSAHTCYVQTLLYADACERAGTFNPCGVGEALEGFDFDGLGNGPTHYRADDHQCFKDVLVMKGKENPTNEYDTLEIVEVTPRAQVEYAPDHPMFAGGDLGKCNPGA; encoded by the coding sequence ATGTCAAAGTTTCAAATCAATCGTCGTGGGTTGATCAAATCGGGCGCCGCCATCGGCGCCGGTTTGGCAATGCCCACGATCTTTACCAGTTCGGCATTCGCCTACACCAATGAACCAAAGGGCGGCACCGTCACGCTCGGCTTCAACGTGCCGCAGACCGGCCCTTATGCTGACGAAGGTCTCGATGAGCTTCGCGCGCAGGAACTGGCCGTCCAGCACCTCAACGGCGAAGGTGATGGCGGCATGCTCAACACCTTTAGCTCGAAGGCTCTCAAGGGCAACGGCATCCTCGGCAAGAAGGTCGTGTTCGTCACCGGCGACACCCAGACCAAGTCCGACGCGGCGCGCGCATCGGCCAAGTCGATGATCGAAAAAGACGGCGCCATCATGATCAATGGCGGTTCGTCCTCGGGCGTGGCCGTGGCTGTGCAGGGCCTCTGCCAGGAAGCCGGCGTGATCTTCATGGCCGGTCTGACCCACTCCAACGACACCACCGGCAAGGACAAGAAGGCAAACGGTTTCCGTCACTTCTTCAACGCCTACATGTCGGGTGCAGCACTCGCACCGGTGCTCAAGGAAGCCTATGGCGCCGATCGCCGGGCCTATCACCTGACCGCCGACTACACCTGGGGCTGGACCCAGCAGGAGTCGATCCAGCAGGCTACGGAAGGCGTGGGCTGGGAAACAGTCAACAACGTGCTGACCCCGCTGGCATCGACAGACTTCTCGTCCTACATCGCCCCGGTCCTCAACTCCGGCGCAGACGTGCTGGTGCTGAACCACTACGGCGGCAACATGGTCAATTCGCTGACCAATGCGGTGCAGTTCGGCCTGCGCGACAAGATGGTCAATGGCAAGCAGTTCGAAATCGTCGTTCCGCTCTATTCCGAGCTGATGGCGGCTGGTGCCGGCGAGAACGTGCGCGGCGTGTTCGGTTCGATGAACTGGAACTGGCAGCTGCAGGACGAAGGCTCCAAGGCCTTCGTGAAGTCCTTCGGCGAAAAATACGGCCGTCCGCCTTCGAACTCGGCACACACCTGCTACGTGCAGACGCTGCTTTATGCGGATGCCTGCGAACGTGCGGGCACCTTCAATCCTTGCGGCGTCGGCGAAGCTCTCGAAGGCTTCGACTTCGACGGCCTGGGCAATGGTCCGACCCATTACCGCGCCGACGATCACCAGTGCTTCAAGGACGTGCTGGTCATGAAGGGCAAGGAAAACCCGACCAACGAATATGACACGCTGGAAATCGTCGAAGTGACGCCGCGTGCACAGGTCGAATACGCGCCGGATCATCCGATGTTTGCCGGTGGCGACCTCGGCAAGTGCAATCCGGGCGCATAA
- a CDS encoding branched-chain amino acid ABC transporter permease gives MLGLSKKDTSFLVAVIFLTLATPILLQPFPEGSALAQFNAGYPDLMQRFAIYGIFAIGFNILFGLTGYLSFGHAAFLGVGSYSVVWMYKLLSYNVLPGLILAVILSALFALLIGYISLRRSGIYFSILTLAFAQMSFNLAYSVLTPLTNGETGLQVYTDDPQVLMSAGSPNSPHFFGIVMNESTKLELGGWQFTFSNGYYFCAIIAIVVFYISMRIFRSPFGIMLRAIKTNQTRMNYTGLNPRPYTLAAFVISGMYAGLAGGLLASMDPLAGAERMQWTASGEVVLMTILGGAGTLMGPVLGAGFIKYFENIFSKINDNILHAWFSALPDGLEDAIVFLLHPFIGKGWHLTLGLLFMLVVIFLPGGLIEGGSRIGNWVTGKNRKKKPDAGSDTHPTSTTNVN, from the coding sequence ATGCTGGGACTGAGTAAGAAAGACACAAGCTTTCTCGTCGCCGTCATTTTTCTGACGCTGGCGACACCGATCCTGCTTCAACCGTTCCCGGAAGGATCGGCTCTGGCGCAGTTCAATGCGGGCTATCCCGACCTGATGCAGCGGTTCGCGATCTACGGGATCTTTGCCATCGGCTTCAACATCCTGTTCGGCCTGACCGGCTATCTCTCCTTTGGCCACGCGGCCTTTCTGGGTGTCGGTTCCTACTCCGTCGTCTGGATGTACAAGCTGCTGAGCTACAATGTGCTGCCGGGGCTGATCCTTGCGGTGATCCTGTCGGCGCTGTTCGCGCTGCTGATCGGCTATATCTCGCTGCGCCGTTCGGGCATCTACTTCTCGATCCTGACGCTGGCATTTGCGCAGATGTCGTTCAACCTGGCCTATTCGGTGCTGACACCGCTGACCAATGGTGAGACCGGACTGCAGGTCTATACCGATGATCCGCAGGTGCTGATGAGCGCCGGCAGCCCGAACAGCCCGCATTTCTTCGGCATCGTCATGAACGAGAGCACCAAGCTCGAGCTCGGCGGCTGGCAGTTCACCTTCTCCAACGGCTATTATTTCTGCGCCATCATCGCCATCGTGGTGTTCTACATCTCGATGCGGATCTTCCGCTCACCCTTCGGCATCATGCTGCGGGCGATCAAGACCAACCAGACGCGGATGAACTACACCGGCCTCAACCCGCGCCCCTACACGCTTGCTGCCTTCGTCATCTCCGGGATGTATGCGGGTCTTGCCGGCGGATTGCTGGCCTCGATGGATCCGCTTGCGGGGGCGGAACGCATGCAGTGGACGGCCTCGGGCGAAGTGGTTCTGATGACCATTCTCGGCGGCGCCGGCACGCTGATGGGACCGGTGCTCGGTGCAGGCTTCATCAAATATTTCGAGAACATCTTCTCGAAGATCAACGACAACATTCTGCATGCCTGGTTCTCGGCTCTGCCCGACGGACTGGAAGACGCGATCGTCTTCCTGCTGCATCCCTTTATCGGCAAGGGCTGGCACCTGACACTGGGCCTGTTGTTCATGCTGGTCGTCATCTTCCTGCCGGGCGGCCTTATCGAAGGCGGAAGCCGGATCGGAAACTGGGTTACCGGCAAGAACCGGAAAAAGAAGCCCGATGCCGGGTCCGACACTCACCCGACCTCGACGACCAACGTCAACTGA